In the Peptoclostridium acidaminophilum DSM 3953 genome, one interval contains:
- the zwf gene encoding glucose-6-phosphate dehydrogenase, with protein sequence MSIIVVFGGTGDLGRKKLIPDIYNLYFENNLPQESRVVTVGRSIRSEGEYKESVRECISRYSRLGYDEDVWRRFEKIISYRQFDFNDIEGYRKLETELAEIEKECGRPLGRLFYLATSHDFFGPIVEKLRDSGLANGRDSFRRLIVEKPFGRDIASARSLNAVIRSVFEEEDIYRIDHYLGNEMIQNILSLRFSNSMLEQVWNSSCIDNIQISILEEAGVEGREEYYESSGVLRDMVQNHIIQLISLVMMEPPVSLAPEDIKEQKLKVIKSICNMTPEDIGENVVLGQYAEGTIKSEGVKGYRSEKGVPEDSVTATFAALRLFVENSRWNGVPVYVRTGKRLNNKLLNIAVEFKNLSSVYGAEAFVDSQPNLLSINILPEESISLQFHMKKPGRLDKLEPFEMSFFKNQELKSKNPETYERLIYDAIRGDSTRYAGWDEIESSWRIVEDILDTCEKRKECLHFYSAGSSGPNEAERLLERDGRRWLGDGNPRK encoded by the coding sequence ATGAGCATAATAGTTGTTTTCGGCGGAACGGGGGATCTTGGCAGAAAAAAGCTGATTCCCGACATCTATAATCTCTATTTTGAAAACAATCTTCCACAGGAGAGCAGAGTAGTTACTGTAGGAAGGTCAATACGGTCTGAAGGCGAATATAAGGAATCGGTCAGGGAATGTATTTCAAGGTATTCGAGATTAGGCTATGATGAGGATGTCTGGCGGAGGTTTGAGAAAATAATTTCGTACAGGCAGTTTGATTTCAACGATATTGAAGGATACAGGAAGCTTGAGACGGAGCTCGCAGAAATAGAAAAAGAATGCGGCAGGCCACTGGGCAGGCTTTTTTATCTTGCTACATCCCACGATTTTTTCGGCCCGATAGTTGAAAAGCTCAGGGACTCAGGCCTGGCAAATGGCAGGGATTCATTCAGAAGGCTGATTGTCGAGAAGCCTTTCGGCAGGGATATTGCCAGTGCCAGAAGCCTAAATGCTGTAATAAGAAGTGTTTTTGAGGAAGAGGACATATACAGGATTGACCACTACCTTGGCAACGAGATGATTCAAAACATACTCAGCCTGAGATTTTCAAACTCAATGCTTGAGCAGGTGTGGAACTCTAGCTGCATAGACAACATACAGATTTCCATATTGGAGGAGGCTGGGGTTGAGGGTAGGGAGGAATATTACGAAAGCAGTGGGGTGCTGCGCGACATGGTGCAAAATCACATAATACAGCTGATATCGCTTGTTATGATGGAACCGCCAGTAAGCCTTGCGCCGGAAGACATTAAGGAACAAAAGCTCAAGGTGATAAAAAGCATATGCAATATGACTCCGGAAGATATTGGCGAAAATGTTGTGCTGGGCCAGTATGCGGAAGGAACCATAAAAAGTGAAGGAGTAAAAGGCTACAGGAGCGAAAAAGGTGTTCCGGAGGATTCTGTTACAGCTACTTTTGCAGCACTCAGGCTGTTTGTAGAAAATTCCAGGTGGAACGGAGTGCCTGTATACGTCAGGACAGGCAAAAGGCTTAACAACAAGCTCTTGAATATTGCAGTCGAATTCAAAAACCTTTCAAGTGTATACGGCGCGGAGGCGTTCGTGGACTCGCAGCCAAATCTACTCTCTATAAATATATTGCCGGAGGAGAGCATTTCGCTTCAATTCCATATGAAAAAGCCAGGGAGGCTGGACAAGCTGGAACCGTTTGAAATGAGCTTCTTCAAGAATCAGGAGCTAAAAAGCAAAAACCCGGAGACCTATGAAAGGCTTATATACGACGCGATTCGGGGCGACTCCACACGTTACGCCGGGTGGGATGAAATTGAAAGTTCATGGAGAATTGTGGAAGACATACTTGACACCTGCGAAAAACGCAAGGAATGCCTGCATTTTTACAGCGCCGGCAGCAGCGGGCCAAATGAGGCGGAAAGATTGCTTGAGAGAGATGGGAGACGTTGGTTGGGTGATGGGAATCCGAGAAAATAA